In one window of Actinomycetota bacterium DNA:
- a CDS encoding FAD-binding and (Fe-S)-binding domain-containing protein, whose product MAKTDLIPGALSELEERFGERMSADPVERYIYSRDMGEFPGIVGKIVGGLAQAVVQVESAEELGWIASFARRRGLPLTPRAAATSGYGGAIPVKGGIVVDLTRMNHIIAIDTEAKTATVEPGVVWWELEKELRSRGLALRSYPSSAPSSTVGGWVAEGGSGIGAYAYGEVSDSLLGLKVVGPDGEKTVDGDGMELFVGSEGTLGFISEVRLAVREAAVEAPFLFSFDGPEGAQRLINSLKGGDLPLFHLQVITPQLAALKNKVSDSPYLPEGSYLVLAVLEGGEDGPGGELVRLAASAMGREVDGTAAAHEWDERLYPLRIKKAGPSVIPAEAEVPTVKVGALLAETAKRLPELALEVIVGSRGQSVFLGFIPSDSRSADFTVSFTASLEFLRLAEKYGGAPYGIGLYFVDRADKRLGMAARKRLQQAKREADPACLLNPGKMVDTCAHAPRLQALRGMMAAAKLSLPLAVPTRKLAPHVRITRRKLPGKVEEAAFTCAQCGYCKEGCTLYCGKGWESASPRGKMQYLRGYAKGEVPLTQEMSDKFLLCTTCKKCDLTCQTDLPIESVWEEMRGELVASGKFKTFAPFEMMGASYDMENNIWAGFAAERSAWLPDDVKPQESGPVAYWAGCTASYVEQDIARGAVRILKEGGVDFVYLGNDETCCGVPFLMSGKWDVFEEAVRRNVKALKERGVKKIYTSCPGCWVTLSGHYREWAEKLGLEWDMEVVHITELAAELVREGKLEFKHEVPMKVTWHDPCHIGRHGGIYEEPREVLEAIPGLEFAEMEHNRDEGLCCGSVLTLIGDTRPTSGRIAHARLQEAHDVEADAIVTTCPCCEFQLRVWNAAEGNGLKVLDFAAVVAEALGEKLENPDPQVEASWAVFDTMIQLMTPQGMADFMWEFMDSISPLLGRTMRLGKKIPAPLKTGMFAVTDRLLPLVMPKMLPVMMPWMLPRMMPLMEAKMPTMSGSMRELMPDILPKVMDRIMPDMMPRIMRFMMS is encoded by the coding sequence ATGGCCAAGACCGATCTGATCCCCGGAGCCCTCTCTGAACTTGAAGAACGTTTCGGAGAGCGCATGAGCGCGGACCCCGTCGAGAGATACATCTATTCCCGTGACATGGGAGAGTTCCCCGGCATCGTGGGCAAGATAGTGGGCGGTCTCGCCCAGGCGGTGGTACAGGTGGAGAGCGCGGAGGAGCTGGGCTGGATCGCGTCCTTCGCGCGCCGGCGCGGGCTTCCCCTCACCCCGCGCGCCGCCGCCACCAGCGGCTACGGAGGCGCCATCCCCGTTAAAGGCGGCATCGTCGTCGACCTCACCCGCATGAACCACATCATCGCCATCGACACGGAGGCGAAGACGGCGACGGTGGAGCCGGGGGTGGTCTGGTGGGAGCTGGAGAAGGAGCTGCGCTCGCGCGGGCTCGCCCTGCGCTCCTACCCCTCGAGCGCCCCCTCCTCCACCGTGGGAGGATGGGTGGCCGAGGGCGGCTCGGGCATCGGGGCCTACGCCTACGGCGAGGTCTCGGACAGCCTGCTGGGACTGAAGGTCGTGGGGCCGGACGGGGAGAAGACGGTGGACGGCGATGGCATGGAACTCTTCGTGGGTTCCGAGGGGACGCTGGGTTTCATCTCCGAGGTCAGGCTCGCGGTGCGCGAGGCGGCGGTGGAGGCACCCTTCCTCTTCTCTTTCGACGGCCCGGAGGGAGCGCAGCGCCTCATCAATTCCCTCAAGGGCGGAGACCTCCCCCTCTTCCACCTCCAGGTGATCACCCCCCAGCTGGCCGCCCTCAAGAACAAGGTGTCGGACAGCCCTTACCTTCCCGAGGGCTCTTACCTGGTGCTGGCGGTGCTGGAGGGCGGCGAGGACGGGCCCGGCGGCGAGCTTGTCCGCCTGGCCGCGAGCGCCATGGGCAGGGAGGTGGACGGGACCGCCGCCGCGCACGAATGGGACGAGAGGCTCTATCCCCTGCGCATCAAGAAGGCCGGGCCGTCGGTGATCCCCGCCGAAGCGGAAGTGCCCACCGTCAAGGTCGGGGCCCTGCTGGCGGAGACCGCGAAACGCCTCCCCGAGCTGGCCCTGGAGGTCATCGTGGGCAGCAGGGGGCAGTCGGTCTTCCTGGGCTTCATCCCCAGCGACTCGCGCAGCGCCGATTTCACCGTCAGCTTCACCGCGTCGCTGGAGTTCCTGCGCCTGGCCGAGAAATACGGCGGGGCGCCCTACGGCATCGGCCTGTACTTCGTGGACAGGGCGGACAAGCGGCTGGGAATGGCCGCGAGGAAACGGCTGCAGCAGGCGAAACGGGAGGCGGACCCCGCATGCCTCCTCAACCCCGGCAAGATGGTGGACACCTGCGCACATGCCCCGCGCCTTCAGGCCCTGCGCGGCATGATGGCCGCGGCAAAGCTCTCTCTGCCCCTGGCCGTGCCCACCCGCAAGCTGGCTCCCCACGTGCGCATCACGCGCCGCAAGCTTCCCGGGAAGGTGGAGGAGGCCGCGTTCACCTGCGCCCAGTGCGGTTACTGCAAGGAGGGGTGCACCCTCTACTGCGGAAAAGGGTGGGAGAGCGCCTCTCCGCGCGGCAAGATGCAGTACCTGAGGGGTTACGCCAAGGGCGAGGTGCCCCTCACCCAGGAGATGTCGGATAAGTTCCTCCTCTGCACCACGTGTAAGAAGTGCGACCTCACCTGCCAGACCGACCTGCCCATCGAATCGGTATGGGAGGAGATGCGAGGAGAACTGGTGGCCTCGGGCAAGTTCAAGACCTTCGCCCCCTTCGAGATGATGGGCGCTTCCTACGACATGGAGAACAACATCTGGGCGGGCTTCGCGGCGGAGCGCAGCGCTTGGCTCCCCGATGACGTCAAGCCCCAGGAGAGCGGCCCGGTGGCCTACTGGGCCGGCTGCACCGCCTCTTACGTGGAGCAGGACATCGCCCGCGGGGCCGTGCGCATCCTCAAGGAGGGGGGTGTGGATTTCGTCTACCTCGGCAACGACGAGACCTGCTGCGGCGTCCCCTTCCTCATGAGCGGCAAGTGGGACGTCTTCGAGGAGGCGGTGCGCCGCAACGTGAAGGCCCTCAAGGAGAGGGGAGTGAAGAAGATATACACCTCGTGCCCCGGGTGCTGGGTCACCCTGAGCGGCCATTACAGGGAGTGGGCAGAGAAGCTGGGCCTGGAGTGGGACATGGAGGTCGTGCATATCACCGAGCTGGCGGCGGAACTGGTGCGCGAGGGCAAACTCGAATTCAAGCACGAAGTGCCCATGAAGGTCACCTGGCACGACCCCTGCCACATCGGGAGGCACGGCGGGATCTACGAGGAGCCCCGCGAGGTGCTCGAGGCCATCCCCGGCCTGGAATTCGCGGAGATGGAACACAACCGCGACGAGGGACTGTGCTGCGGCAGCGTGCTCACCCTCATCGGCGACACCCGCCCCACCTCCGGGCGCATCGCCCACGCCCGCCTGCAGGAAGCGCACGATGTCGAGGCCGACGCCATCGTCACCACCTGCCCCTGCTGCGAGTTCCAGCTGCGGGTTTGGAACGCGGCCGAGGGCAACGGCCTCAAGGTCCTGGACTTCGCCGCGGTGGTCGCGGAAGCCCTGGGCGAGAAGCTGGAAAACCCCGATCCCCAGGTGGAGGCGTCCTGGGCCGTCTTCGACACCATGATCCAGCTGATGACCCCGCAGGGCATGGCCGATTTCATGTGGGAGTTCATGGACTCGATATCGCCGCTCCTGGGCAGGACCATGCGCCTGGGCAAGAAGATACCGGCGCCGCTGAAGACGGGGATGTTCGCCGTCACCGACCGGCTCCTGCCCCTGGTGATGCCGAAGATGCTCCCGGTGATGATGCCCTGGATGCTGCCGCGCATGATGCCGTTGATGGAGGCGAAGATGCCCACCATGAGCGGGTCCATGCGTGAACTCATGCCGGATATCCTGCCCAAGGTTATGGACAGGATCATGCCCGACATGATGCCGCGCATCATGCGCTTCATGATGTCCTGA
- a CDS encoding metal-sensitive transcriptional regulator translates to MAGNSDEREAVLRRLRRVEGQVRGIIRMVEEEKDCEEVLTQVAAARSAMDRIGIHIITHRMRECLQENRELSPDEAIAEAIDTFLRFSSRIGPVTPE, encoded by the coding sequence ATGGCCGGAAACAGCGACGAGAGAGAAGCCGTTCTGCGCAGGCTGAGGCGAGTCGAGGGCCAGGTGCGCGGCATCATCCGCATGGTGGAGGAGGAGAAGGACTGCGAGGAAGTGCTTACCCAGGTGGCCGCGGCGCGCTCGGCCATGGACCGCATCGGCATCCACATCATCACCCACCGCATGAGGGAATGCCTGCAGGAGAACCGCGAGCTGTCGCCCGACGAAGCCATCGCCGAGGCCATCGACACCTTCCTGCGTTTCAGCTCTCGCATAGGCCCGGTAACCCCCGAATAG
- a CDS encoding translation elongation factor-like protein → MEKQVGRITHYFAKIGVAAIELEDELRVGDTIHIKGHTSDWTQGITSMQIEHDQVEKAGPGDVIGIKVEGHAREHDIVYKVTGD, encoded by the coding sequence ATGGAGAAGCAGGTGGGACGGATCACTCATTACTTCGCCAAGATCGGCGTAGCGGCCATCGAGCTCGAGGACGAGCTGCGGGTGGGAGACACCATCCACATCAAAGGCCACACCTCGGATTGGACCCAGGGGATCACCTCCATGCAGATCGAACACGACCAGGTGGAGAAGGCGGGACCGGGGGACGTCATCGGCATCAAGGTGGAAGGCCATGCCCGGGAACACGACATCGTGTACAAGGTCACCGGCGACTGA
- a CDS encoding FAD-dependent monooxygenase, whose translation MYYDVLVVGAGPGGCMAARSLASSGFKVGLIEKEKLPRDKPCGGFIPPGAAKLLEEAFGALPPDVMDVQPTVRGARLLCEGGGSYALPYPAPGLSVMRSRLDAHMAARCGAQVMDGCELVDFDLERFHVTASISCGEREEVVEATYLVAADGADSMVLRRLRPEFHRLYAAPRLERAMLVMGEGSMDWDPEWMGLALLRNGIGIDRFFAKGGLIGMAVNLGTDRGWREELDALTSVLRQRAGLQLQGEPMRRISASNRMAAGGHYSLGAGCALLVGEAAGLLDPWGFGIGLALESGQVAAESIAESAGERITPHIRYRYRMQEIVEREQRQRRHLDAGVGELDTSSLASDRGRAARGDRRALRRRFSK comes from the coding sequence TTGTACTACGACGTCCTGGTGGTGGGAGCTGGTCCCGGCGGCTGTATGGCGGCACGTTCCCTCGCGAGTTCCGGGTTCAAGGTCGGTCTGATCGAAAAAGAGAAGTTGCCGCGGGACAAGCCCTGCGGGGGCTTCATACCCCCGGGGGCGGCGAAGCTGCTGGAGGAGGCTTTCGGGGCCTTGCCCCCGGACGTCATGGATGTGCAACCGACGGTCCGCGGCGCCCGCCTCCTCTGCGAGGGCGGGGGCTCCTACGCGCTGCCCTATCCCGCGCCCGGCCTTTCCGTGATGCGCTCCCGCCTCGACGCCCATATGGCCGCGCGATGCGGCGCGCAGGTCATGGACGGATGCGAGCTGGTCGACTTCGACCTGGAGCGTTTCCACGTAACGGCGAGCATCTCCTGCGGCGAGCGGGAAGAGGTGGTGGAGGCGACCTACCTGGTGGCAGCTGACGGGGCGGACTCCATGGTCCTGCGCCGGCTTCGGCCGGAGTTCCACCGCCTCTACGCCGCGCCCCGCCTGGAGAGGGCCATGCTGGTCATGGGCGAGGGCTCCATGGACTGGGACCCGGAATGGATGGGTCTCGCCCTCCTGCGCAACGGTATAGGCATCGACCGCTTCTTCGCCAAAGGCGGCCTCATCGGGATGGCGGTCAACCTGGGCACCGACCGCGGCTGGCGCGAGGAGCTGGACGCCCTCACCTCCGTATTGAGGCAGAGGGCGGGGCTGCAGCTGCAGGGAGAGCCCATGCGCCGCATCTCCGCCTCCAACCGCATGGCGGCGGGTGGCCATTACAGCCTGGGGGCGGGCTGCGCCCTGCTGGTGGGCGAAGCGGCGGGGCTCCTCGACCCCTGGGGTTTCGGGATCGGGCTGGCGCTGGAGAGCGGGCAAGTGGCCGCGGAGTCCATCGCCGAGAGCGCCGGGGAGAGGATCACGCCGCATATCCGTTATCGCTACCGTATGCAGGAGATAGTTGAGCGCGAGCAGAGGCAGCGGCGGCATCTCGACGCCGGCGTGGGTGAGCTGGATACCTCTTCCCTGGCCTCGGACCGCGGCCGTGCCGCACGCGGCGACCGGCGCGCCCTGCGCCGCCGCTTCTCCAAGTAA
- a CDS encoding glycosyltransferase family 4 protein — translation MHIAMLAPVWIPVPPDGYGGIERVLALLVDGLVEQGHRVTLFAAGPGGTAARQVTYLEEAPTRHMGKTLFDAYHVGQAYREIARGDHDIVHDHSGFLGTAFASLLPQPVVHTLHGPFTRETSRFYQAFRDDCYYVAISERQMECGPDLNYLGVVHNAVDIETHRWLGEKDDYLICLSRICEDKGTDQAVALARKAGWRIILAGKIDEGRDREYFERHVRPHVDGETVVYAGEVTQEEKVRLLSRARAFLFPIRWEEPFGLVMAESLACGTPVIATRWGAVPEIVQHGVTGWLADSPRELLSYIGRIDEIDPLDCRRAAEERFSPAVMAAGYAELYQRAMEMHHHRMIGVTP, via the coding sequence GTGCACATCGCCATGCTGGCACCAGTGTGGATACCCGTCCCACCCGACGGATACGGCGGGATAGAGAGGGTCCTGGCGCTGCTGGTCGACGGACTGGTGGAGCAAGGGCACCGGGTGACCCTCTTCGCCGCCGGCCCGGGCGGCACCGCGGCCAGGCAGGTGACCTACCTGGAGGAAGCACCCACGCGCCACATGGGAAAGACGCTGTTCGATGCGTATCACGTTGGACAGGCTTACCGGGAGATCGCCAGGGGGGATCACGACATTGTCCACGACCATTCGGGCTTCCTCGGGACGGCCTTCGCCAGCCTGCTCCCCCAACCCGTGGTGCACACCCTGCACGGGCCCTTCACCCGCGAGACCAGCCGGTTCTACCAGGCCTTCAGGGACGATTGCTACTACGTGGCCATCAGCGAGCGGCAGATGGAGTGTGGCCCTGACCTCAACTATCTCGGCGTCGTCCACAACGCCGTCGACATCGAGACCCACCGCTGGCTGGGCGAAAAGGACGATTATCTCATCTGCCTGAGCCGCATCTGCGAGGACAAGGGCACGGACCAGGCGGTGGCCCTGGCCCGCAAGGCCGGCTGGCGCATCATCCTCGCGGGCAAGATAGACGAGGGGCGCGACCGCGAGTACTTCGAGCGGCACGTGCGGCCACACGTTGACGGAGAGACGGTGGTCTATGCCGGGGAGGTGACCCAGGAGGAGAAGGTCCGCCTGCTGTCGCGGGCACGCGCGTTCCTCTTTCCCATCCGGTGGGAGGAGCCCTTTGGGCTGGTAATGGCGGAATCCCTGGCCTGCGGGACACCGGTGATAGCCACGCGCTGGGGTGCCGTGCCCGAGATCGTCCAGCACGGCGTCACCGGCTGGCTCGCCGACTCCCCCCGGGAGCTGTTGTCGTACATCGGGCGCATCGACGAGATCGACCCCCTGGACTGCCGCCGGGCCGCGGAGGAGCGCTTCAGCCCCGCGGTGATGGCCGCCGGTTACGCGGAGCTCTATCAGCGGGCCATGGAGATGCACCACCACCGCATGATCGGGGTCACCCCCTGA